From Mustela erminea isolate mMusErm1 chromosome 1, mMusErm1.Pri, whole genome shotgun sequence, a single genomic window includes:
- the LOC116567466 gene encoding general transcription factor IIH subunit 3, with product MVSDEDELNLLVIVVDTNPIWWGKQALKESQFTLSKCIDAVMVLGNSHLFMNRSNKLAVIASHIQESRFLYPGKNGRLGDFFGDPGNPSSESGPSGSKDGKYELFTAANEVIAEEIKDLMTKSDIKGQHTETLLAGSLAKALCYIHRMNKEVKDNQEMKSRILVIKAAEDSALQYMNFMNVIFAAQKQNILIDACVLDSDSGLLQQACDITGGLYLKVPQMPSLLQYLLWVFLPDQDQRSQLILPPPVHVDYRAACFCHRNLIEIGYVCSVCLSIFCNFSPICTTCETAFKISLPPVLKAKKKKLKVSV from the coding sequence ATGGTGTCAGACGAAGATGAATTGAATCTTCTGGTTATCGTAGTTGATACCAACCCAATTTGGTGGGGAAAGCAAGCGTTAAAGGAATCTCAGTTTACTTTATCAAAATGCATAGATGCTgtgatggtgctgggaaattctcatttattcatGAATCGTTCCAACAAACTTGCTGTGATAGCGAGTCACATTCAAGAAAGTCGATTCTTGTATCCTGGAAAGAATGGCAGACTTGGAGACTTTTTTGGAGACCCTGGCAACCCTTCCTCTGAGTCCGGCCCGTCAGGGAGTAAGGACGGGAAGTACGAGTTGTTCACAGCCGCGAATGAAGTCATTGCCGAAGAGATTAAGGATCTCATGACCAAGAGTGACATAAAGGGTCAACATACAGAAACTCTGCTGGCAGGATCCCTCGCCAAAGCTCTTTGCTACATTCATAGAATgaacaaggaagtgaaagataATCAGGAAATGAAATCAAGGATTTTGGTGATTAAGGCTGCAGAAGACAGCGCGCTGCAGTATATGAACTTCATGAATGTCATCTTCGCAGCACAGAAGCAGAATATTTTGATCGATGCCTGTGTTTTAGACTCGGATTCAGGACTCCTCCAACAGGCTTGTGACATCACGGGGGGACTGTACCTGAAGGTGCCTCAGATGCCTTCCCTTCTGCAGtatctgctgtgggtttttctccCTGATCAAGATCAAAGATCTCAGTtaatcctccctcccccagtccaTGTGGACTACCGAGCAGCTTGCTTCTGTCATAGAAATCTCATTGAAATTGGCTATGTCTGTTCTGTGTGCTTGTCAATATTCTGCAATTTCAGTCCTATCTGCACGACCTGCGAGACAGCCTTTAAgatttctctgcctcctgtgctgaaggccaagaaaaagaaactgaaagtgtCCGTGTGA